CCAAACATATCATCCGCATTTTCGTACCGCAAGTCGAAGTCTTCGAAGCGAGGCATCTGCAGAATCTTGATGAACTGATTCCTCTCACCAGGCCATAGGGAAGGTGGCTTCGATGTGCCATCGTTCCCCTTATACCAAGCGACACAAGGTCCAGTCAAGGCTGTGCGTTTCATCCAGGCATTTGCATGACGAACGAAGTGATCCACGGCGATGTCCTTGGGCTGGAAGCTGAGGATGCGGTCTAGCTGTACCTTGTCGATCATTTTGACGATGTACTCAGCATATGCTTCGGAGGATTGGTAGAAGTTGCCTTGTGGTAGTGGACCAAATGCGGAAGCTGGGTTGAAGTAGTTAGGCATGCCCTTTGGCATGCATGCCATGTAGCATGGTGGCGACAGAAGATCTTTCCACTTCTCAGCGACGATCTCTCCATTCACTACTCGGGGAAAGCGCGGCATGTGGCTTTGGTCGTATCCTGTCGCGGCGATCACAAGGTCGATCGGGATGCTCTTTGCCATCGGCATCCATTAAGCCAGTATCCGTGAAGCGCTGCGGCGGCGCAAGAAAGACTGTCGTCTTCGGGTGTGTCAGGGCTTCGAGGTAGCCGTATGCAAAGGTCTGTCGGCGACAGCCGATGCCAAAATCGTGAGGTATGATGGCTTCGAACAGCTCCGGCTTTGACTTAAGCTTCTCTCTCATGTACTTCACGACCATTTCTTGCACTTCGTTCCCAACCTTGCCGCCATTGATTAGATAGGAGTACCGTCGATTGAAGCCGTCCTCGATAGCTTTGCGATATGCGAGGTAGACGTCTGGGTCCTTGAGGAGCTCTTTCTGTGCTTCACTGTACTTGAAGTTGTTGCCACCTTCTGCGGAGAAGGCTTGATTTGGAGGTGGCAGCACATATGTCTTGTTTCTGAACCAACTGTAGAGCTTACTCACGTTGTTGACAATGTTCGGCCCAATTTGCACGCCAGAACATCCATATCCTATCAAAGCCACCCTTTTGTCCTTCACAGTGGTCTCGTCCTTCCAGTGAGCTGGATGAACCACCTCACCCTTGAAATGCTCTATGCCAGGCAAAGGAGTTAGTCTAGGATTGCTGACCGGACCATTGAATTCAAGGAAGACGTCGACTTTATCGTCGAATTCAGTATTGCTCTCAAGGTCTTTGAGCTTTAATGTCCACAGTGAATCGTCGTCGGTCCATTTCGCGGATAAGATCTTATGGCGTAACTTGATGAAGCGGTAGAAGTCGTTTTCCTTGGCCACAGTCTTGATGTACGCAAGGTTCTCGGCAGCCGGAGCATACATCTCTGACCAGATGTTGGCTCGCCAGGAGAACTGATACACCATCGAGGCGATATCGCATCGGCAGCCAGGATACTTGCTCGTTAACCACTTGCATCAACGTTAGTGAAGGCTATCCAGGCAGAGCAGATGGAACGCCGTACCACGCCTCCGACATCTTCGTTCATCTCGTAAACCACAATCTCGACGTCTTTCAGCTTCTCGGCAGAATGTAGGAACTGCAAGCCCATGATGCCGGCCCCAAGAACACCTATTCGCAGCTTTCTTCGAGTGCCGAAGAAGTCATTTCGAATCTCGACATCGGGGCGCCCTGACGGATCAGGCAGTCCATCGTAAACGAATGTCGGTATATAGTTTGCGGCTCTCCGGTTCTCCAGAGCTTCACTGGCATGGTATCTGATCTCCTTCATGTTGATATGCGTCGTTCGGGCATGAACTAGGTGATCAGTATAGAGTACGTGAAGCGAAGGGTATGGGAGTATAATATTCGGTATAGCGCACGGCTACCGACTTGTAAAAGGACGAGGTCTGCTGATGCTCGAGATAGGCTCAGCAAGATACGCCCACCGGCACAAGAACTGGTCCGTGAGGGGAAGTGGCATGCCTATCGCTCCCCAGCGTGAGAGCGATCTTTCCGTAGCCTCCCAAACGCCATTTGCATGCCTTTGAGCTTATGGATTCTTCTACAGGTGATTTGGATACAGTAGTCCATCGCCTGGTCGGGGCAGTCGCAGAGCGATCAGGAGTGGCAGCAGACTCGCTTCGTGGCACATTTCGGTCTTCGCATCCTCCATTGACGGGATTTGGAAGTCTTCTGTCTCCGAAGATCCGAAGAACATTAGTGGTCTGTCGTGAGTGCGGTATGATGTGCCTTCAGCTGAACGACGGGAGCAGTTCAGAAGCGGACGGCAAGCGTGTCAAGTTCTGGAAGGAGCAACTGTCGGGGCGTGGAAGTCTCCCAGGAACAGTCTGTCTCGAGCATGCTCGTCATCACAGCTGTGTGCTGACACGGCATACATGATGGATACATGATGGCGATGAGAAGTGTTGACGATGATGAAAGGTTCATGTGCTTCCGTTCCCTTTT
This genomic window from Fulvia fulva chromosome 4, complete sequence contains:
- a CDS encoding FAD-binding monooxygenase moxY — its product is MKEIRYHASEALENRRAANYIPTFVYDGLPDPSGRPDVEIRNDFFGTRRKLRIGVLGAGIMGLQFLHSAEKLKDVEIVVYEMNEDVGGVWLTSKYPGCRCDIASMVYQFSWRANIWSEMYAPAAENLAYIKTVAKENDFYRFIKLRHKILSAKWTDDDSLWTLKLKDLESNTEFDDKVDVFLEFNGPVSNPRLTPLPGIEHFKGEVVHPAHWKDETTVKDKRVALIGYGCSGVQIGPNIVNNVSKLYSWFRNKTYVLPPPNQAFSAEGGNNFKYSEAQKELLKDPDVYLAYRKAIEDGFNRRYSYLINGGKVGNEVQEMVVKYMREKLKSKPELFEAIIPHDFGIGCRRQTFAYGYLEALTHPKTTVFLAPPQRFTDTGLMDADGKEHPDRPLNGEIVAEKWKDLLSPPCYMACMPKGMPNYFNPASAFGPLPQGNFYQSSEAYAEYIVKMIDKVQLDRILSFQPKDIAVDHFVRHANAWMKRTALTGPCVAWYKGNDGTSKPPSLWPGERNQFIKILQMPRFEDFDLRYENADDMFGYFGNGWYLETHGTEDGDKSWYMGKPKRHVGQDIIEKLRGTDPSVGRAGVEILVKTGEDGQHS